One genomic segment of Rivularia sp. PCC 7116 includes these proteins:
- the nfi gene encoding deoxyribonuclease V (cleaves DNA at apurinic or apyrimidinic sites): protein MNIKQRHDWNLTTSEAKAIQEELRKEVITEDKFEQPIKYVAGVDMGFEADGTISRAAVAVLSFPDLQLQEQSIAKRETSFPYIPGFLSFREIPAVIDALQKINKTPDIILCDGQGIAHPRRMGIASHLGVILDIPTIGVAKSWLIGDYKEVSQKKGSWQPLIHKNETIGAVLRTRSNVKPVYVSSGHRISLPTAIDYVLRCTPKYRLPETTRIADKLASNR, encoded by the coding sequence AATTAAGAAAAGAAGTTATTACAGAGGATAAATTTGAGCAACCAATTAAGTACGTTGCTGGTGTTGATATGGGTTTTGAAGCTGATGGAACAATCAGTCGTGCTGCGGTGGCAGTGTTGAGTTTTCCTGATTTACAGCTACAAGAACAAAGTATCGCAAAACGGGAAACGAGCTTTCCTTATATTCCTGGTTTTCTATCATTCCGTGAAATTCCAGCAGTTATAGATGCGCTACAAAAGATAAATAAAACACCAGACATAATCTTATGCGACGGTCAAGGAATTGCCCATCCTCGGCGAATGGGAATTGCTAGTCACCTGGGTGTAATTCTTGATATACCTACGATAGGGGTAGCCAAATCTTGGTTGATAGGTGATTATAAAGAAGTTTCTCAAAAAAAAGGAAGCTGGCAGCCTTTAATACATAAGAATGAAACAATAGGGGCAGTATTACGTACTCGCTCAAACGTAAAACCAGTATACGTTTCTAGCGGTCATCGTATTAGTTTGCCAACAGCAATTGATTACGTATTGCGTTGTACCCCCAAATATCGTTTACCCGAAACTACTAGAATTGCCGATAAATTAGCTTCTAATAGGTAA